Proteins co-encoded in one Papaver somniferum cultivar HN1 chromosome 5, ASM357369v1, whole genome shotgun sequence genomic window:
- the LOC113283456 gene encoding casein kinase II subunit alpha-2, whose translation MSKARVYTDINVLRPKEYWDYESLAVQWGDQDDYEVVRKVGRGKYSEVFEGINATSNEKCIIKILKPVKKKKIKREIKILQNLCGGTNIVKLLDIVRDQHSKTPSLIFEYVNSTDFKILYPTLTDYDIRYYIYELLKALDYCHSQGIMHRDVKPHNVMIDHELRKLRLIDWGLAEFYHPGKEYNVRVASRYFKGPELLVDLQDYDYSLDLWSLGCMFAGMIFRKEPFFYGHDNHDQLVKIARVLGTDELNAYLNKYRLELDPQLDALVGRHSRKPWSKFINADNQHLVSPEALDFLDKLLRYDHQDRLTAKEAMAHPYFFQVRAAENSRMRPQ comes from the exons TGATCAAGATGACTATGAAGTTGTTCGAAAAGTAGGAAGGGGAAAATATAGTGAGGTTTTTGAAGGTATAAATGCTACTAGCAATGAGAAGTGTATCATCAAGATCCTCAAGCCTGTCAAGAAAAAGAAG ATAAAGAGGGAGATAAAAATACTTCAGAATCTCTGTGGAGGCACTAATATCGTGAAGCTGCTTGACATTGTCAGGGACCAGCACTCAAAAACTCCTAGCCTGATATTTGAATATGTGAACAGcacagatttcaaaattttgtacCCCACACTAACGGATTATGACATTCGCTACTACATATATGAGCTTCTCAAG GCTTTAGATTACTGTCACTCACAAGGAATTATGCATAGGGATGTCAAACCACACAACGTTATGATAGATCATGAGCTGCGGAAACTTCGTTTGATAGACTGGGGTCTTGCTGAGTTTTACCATCCTGGCAAGGAATACAATGTTCGTGTGGCATCAAG ATACTTTAAAggccccgaactccttgttgatTTGCAAGACTATGACTATTCTTTGGACTTGTGGAGCCTCGGGTGTATGTTTGCAGGAATG ATATTTCGCAAGGAGCCATTCTTTTACGGTCATGACAACCATGACCAACTTGTCAAAATTGCCAGG GTACTCGGAACAGACGAGTTAAATGCATATTTAAACAAATATCGCTTGGAACTTGATCCCCAGCTTGATGCTCTTGTAGGAAG GCACAGCAGGAAACCATGGTCTAAATTTATCAATGCAGATAATCAGCATCTAGTATCTCCAGAG GCCCTCGACTTTCTTGACAAACTTCTTCGCTATGATCACCAGGACAGGCTTACAGCAAAAGAAGCTATG GCCCATCCATACTTCTTTCAAGTGAGAGCTGCTGAGAATAGTAGAATGCGGCCACAGTAA